A single Ignavibacteriales bacterium DNA region contains:
- the fabF gene encoding beta-ketoacyl-ACP synthase II encodes MRKRVVVTGLGTVNPVGLDTNAFWESLVSARNGIGLISRFDTSKFDTKFAAEVKNFDPSLYLDKKAVRRLDLFSQFAIASSDQALKDAAITKNGFDPDRIGIVFGSGIGGVQTMQEQHRVYFDGLDPSKISPFFITMMIADIAAGHISIRHGFKGPNYSTTSACATSSHSIADAFMIIQRGSADIMLCGGSEASITEIAIGGFNAMRALSVDNENYQTASKPFDLNRSGFVMGEGAGTLVLEELEHARKRGARIYAELKGIGLTADAYHMTQPHPDGDGAVRSMKLSIKDAGISEEEIDYINAHGTSTPFNDVTETKAIKTVFGQHAYNLHISSIKSMTGHLLGAAGAIEAIATVLAVHHDTIPPTINYKTPDPDCDLNYTPNKAVQKKVRNAISNTFGFGGHNASLLFSKFIN; translated from the coding sequence GTGCGTAAAAGAGTAGTCGTTACAGGTCTTGGTACGGTCAATCCGGTTGGATTAGATACTAACGCTTTCTGGGAATCTCTTGTATCCGCCAGAAACGGAATCGGTCTAATCTCCCGTTTTGATACTTCGAAATTCGATACAAAGTTTGCCGCTGAAGTTAAGAATTTCGACCCTTCCCTTTACCTTGATAAAAAGGCAGTAAGACGTCTCGATCTTTTTTCGCAATTTGCCATTGCCTCTTCTGATCAGGCACTTAAAGATGCAGCCATTACCAAGAACGGCTTTGACCCCGATCGTATCGGAATAGTTTTTGGCAGCGGTATCGGTGGTGTTCAGACCATGCAGGAGCAGCACCGGGTATATTTCGATGGCCTTGACCCCTCAAAGATATCTCCTTTTTTTATAACCATGATGATAGCTGATATAGCCGCCGGACATATATCAATCCGTCATGGCTTTAAGGGACCTAACTATTCAACCACGTCTGCCTGCGCAACATCATCTCATTCCATTGCCGATGCTTTCATGATAATTCAGCGCGGCAGTGCTGATATTATGCTTTGCGGCGGGAGCGAAGCATCAATTACTGAAATTGCAATCGGCGGTTTTAACGCAATGCGGGCACTTTCGGTTGATAATGAAAATTATCAGACTGCCTCAAAACCATTTGATCTTAACCGCAGTGGTTTTGTTATGGGAGAAGGAGCAGGAACACTTGTCCTTGAAGAACTGGAACATGCACGTAAAAGAGGGGCAAGAATATACGCGGAACTTAAAGGAATCGGCCTGACCGCTGATGCCTACCATATGACTCAGCCTCATCCTGACGGTGATGGTGCGGTTCGTTCAATGAAACTTTCAATAAAAGATGCCGGGATATCTGAAGAGGAAATTGACTATATAAACGCACACGGTACGTCAACTCCGTTCAATGATGTCACTGAAACCAAAGCAATAAAAACCGTCTTTGGTCAGCATGCTTACAATCTCCATATCTCTTCCATTAAATCCATGACCGGACATCTCCTTGGCGCAGCCGGAGCGATAGAAGCGATTGCCACTGTTTTGGCAGTACACCATGATACCATCCCGCCAACAATAAATTATAAAACTCCCGATCCTGATTGTGATCTCAATTACACACCGAATAAAGCAGTTCAAAAGAAGGTCAGAAATGCGATAAGCAACACCTTCGGTTTTGGTGGTCACAATGCTTCACTTTTGTTCAGTAAATTTATCAACTGA
- a CDS encoding DUF3109 family protein, which translates to MIKGLYIDPLIFSFPFGCRCSGECCHYGVYMDKAEYLNTLTLKDELLEIFDESQTKDISKWFEPEEEDKDFPSGIAVGTELHNGKCVFLDKEGLCSIQKLSMMKGEPKWKNKPLYCVLFPLTIYENTLTIDTDHIDRLKTCNKDGASMSIYDACSEEILHLFGSDGFEELKTYKKEFESANKTA; encoded by the coding sequence ATGATCAAAGGTTTGTATATTGATCCTTTGATTTTCAGTTTCCCCTTCGGATGCCGGTGTTCAGGCGAATGCTGCCATTACGGAGTTTATATGGATAAGGCCGAGTATCTGAATACCCTTACCCTTAAAGATGAGCTGCTGGAAATTTTTGACGAATCCCAGACCAAGGATATTTCCAAATGGTTTGAGCCCGAGGAGGAAGATAAAGATTTTCCTTCCGGAATTGCAGTAGGAACTGAATTACATAACGGCAAATGTGTTTTCCTGGATAAAGAAGGACTTTGTTCAATACAAAAGCTTTCGATGATGAAGGGTGAACCCAAATGGAAGAACAAGCCGCTCTATTGTGTTCTCTTTCCTCTCACAATCTATGAGAACACTCTGACGATTGATACCGATCATATTGACCGTCTTAAAACCTGCAATAAGGATGGTGCTTCGATGAGTATATATGATGCATGCTCGGAGGAGATTTTGCATTTGTTTGGTTCTGATGGATTTGAAGAATTGAAGACGTATAAAAAAGAATTTGAGTCAGCAAATAAAACTGCATGA
- the fabG gene encoding 3-oxoacyl-[acyl-carrier-protein] reductase, whose protein sequence is MMNGKTALVTGGSRGIGRAILDSLARNGCQVVFTYLSSQETAQKIEEEYTSQGMKVYGVKADGSKAEEVEASVRFAVEKTGSVDILINNAGITKDTLLMRMTAQDFEAVLSANLNSVFYYTKAATKIMMQKRWGRIINITSVVGLMGNAGQSNYAASKAGVIGFTKSIAKELASRNITANCIAPGFIETDMTAKLKDEQKDALLNLIPLRKFGQADDIAKVTAFLCSDAAGYITGQTIAVDGGMTM, encoded by the coding sequence ATGATGAATGGAAAAACCGCACTCGTTACCGGAGGCAGCAGAGGGATTGGAAGAGCTATTCTCGACAGCCTGGCAAGAAATGGCTGTCAGGTTGTATTTACCTACCTCAGTTCACAGGAAACCGCCCAAAAGATAGAAGAAGAATATACCTCGCAGGGAATGAAAGTCTACGGGGTTAAAGCTGACGGTTCAAAAGCCGAAGAAGTTGAAGCATCTGTCAGGTTCGCTGTTGAAAAAACCGGGTCTGTTGATATACTTATTAATAACGCAGGAATTACAAAAGATACTCTGCTGATGCGTATGACAGCTCAGGATTTTGAAGCAGTTCTTTCTGCAAATCTTAACAGTGTGTTTTATTATACTAAAGCTGCTACTAAAATAATGATGCAGAAGCGGTGGGGGAGAATCATCAATATTACTTCAGTTGTGGGATTAATGGGGAATGCCGGCCAAAGCAACTATGCTGCTTCAAAAGCCGGTGTGATCGGGTTTACAAAGTCAATCGCCAAAGAACTTGCTTCCCGTAATATAACAGCAAACTGCATAGCCCCCGGATTTATTGAGACAGATATGACAGCAAAACTGAAAGACGAGCAGAAAGATGCTCTGCTGAATCTTATCCCTCTCAGGAAATTTGGCCAGGCAGATGATATCGCAAAAGTCACAGCGTTTCTGTGTTCTGATGCAGCCGGATATATAACCGGCCAGACCATTGCCGTTGACGGCGGAATGACAATGTAA
- a CDS encoding acyl carrier protein — protein sequence MDVEARVKEIIMDKLGVEESAITPTASFQHDLGADSLDTVELIMGFETAFNIQIPDDEAEKITTVGDAVTYLKSKAAN from the coding sequence ATGGATGTCGAAGCAAGAGTAAAAGAAATCATCATGGATAAGTTAGGAGTTGAGGAGTCAGCAATTACCCCGACAGCATCTTTCCAGCATGATCTCGGTGCAGATTCCCTTGATACCGTAGAACTGATTATGGGTTTTGAAACCGCTTTCAACATTCAGATTCCGGATGATGAAGCTGAAAAAATCACCACAGTCGGTGATGCAGTTACTTATCTGAAATCAAAAGCAGCCAACTAA
- the rnc gene encoding ribonuclease III, translated as MEALTHRSHLDNKKFIVSNERLEFLGDALLGFVVAEVLSSHFNDKDEGFLTRVRANFVNKQTLFSVAYKIGIHDLLFMSDEIKLSEGSPGFQTILADAFEAFIGAIYINHGLPTAKEFITQKLIRPNLDSGLHLVDNNYKSRLLELIQSLKLEIPKYRVVKEEGPEHDRVFTVQALVGERVLGLGAGKNKKAAEQEAAKVAYLNLTTASNLTEN; from the coding sequence ATGGAAGCACTGACACACCGCTCCCATCTTGATAATAAAAAATTTATCGTTTCCAACGAACGGCTTGAGTTTTTGGGAGATGCGCTTCTTGGATTTGTGGTAGCTGAGGTGTTATCATCACATTTTAATGATAAGGACGAAGGTTTCTTAACGCGTGTAAGAGCAAACTTTGTAAATAAGCAGACTCTTTTTTCCGTGGCTTATAAGATCGGTATTCATGACCTGCTTTTTATGAGTGATGAAATCAAACTTTCAGAGGGGAGTCCTGGTTTTCAAACCATTCTTGCGGATGCATTTGAGGCATTTATCGGGGCAATTTATATAAATCACGGTCTTCCCACAGCAAAAGAGTTTATTACTCAGAAACTTATCCGCCCCAATCTTGATTCCGGTCTGCATTTGGTAGATAATAATTACAAAAGCCGGCTTTTAGAGCTTATTCAGTCTCTAAAACTGGAAATTCCCAAGTACAGAGTAGTTAAAGAGGAAGGCCCCGAACATGACAGGGTTTTCACCGTTCAGGCTCTGGTAGGAGAAAGAGTACTCGGTCTTGGAGCCGGGAAGAATAAAAAGGCAGCTGAGCAGGAAGCCGCAAAAGTAGCTTACCTGAATCTGACGACCGCGAGTAATCTGACAGAGAACTGA
- the gcvP gene encoding aminomethyl-transferring glycine dehydrogenase: protein MNNSIFDTDIFKNRHNGPSADETTAMLKTIGVDSLDTLINETVPEKIRLKHELKLGRGVSEFEYLNHLRELSARNKVSNSFIGMGYYPTITPPVIQRNIFENPGWYTQYTPYQAEIAQGRLEALVNYQTMVSDLTGLPIANASLLDEGTAAAEAMQLLHAYTRAAKKDCHKFFVASDIFPQTKDVIITRAEPLDIEIIEGEPEDALKHEGLFGVLFGYPDGYGKVRNLEPLIQQLASAKIYSVIASDLLALALLRPPGEFGADIVIGTSQRFGVPMGFGGPHAAFFATKDEYKRLIPGRIIGASIDAEGNNAYRMALQTREQHIRREKATSNICTAQVLLSVMAGMYAVYHGSQGIRRISVKVHSLASKFNEILAHAGYKQVNTDFFDTLRIQTGASTKMIYNKAIDKGFNLRLISDSEIGISMHEAVSVTDFNELAKIFTDAANKQFTLFSEKDFSYSPSFDSAFIRTSEYLTHPVFNSYYSEHEFLRYVKKLESKDLSLTSSMIPLGSCTMKLNAAAEMLGVSYPGFSSIHPFVPKDQVPGYIDLISELESALKEITGFAGVSLQPNSGAQGEYAGLMVIRKYHHARKDFQRKVILIPSSAHGTNPASAVMAGLQVVVVECDDRGNINVEDLASKAKKHNNELAGLMVTYPSTHGVFEESITEICDIIHKNGGLVYMDGANMNAQVGLTSPAAIGADVCHLNLHKTFAIPHGGGGPGMGPICVAAHLVDYLPGHTVVETGGKEGISAVSSAPYGSASILVISLGYIKMLGARGVTEATKYAILNANYIKARLENYYKVLYTGTKGRAAHELIFDMRDFKKTAGIEVEDIAKRLMDYGFHAPTVSFPVAGTLMVEPTESESKAELDRFCDAMISIRQEIAEIETGQFNQADNVLKNSPHTMSAVMSSDWQRPYSREKAAFPLPYVKDKKFWPSSARINNAYGDRNLVCTCLPVSEYTH from the coding sequence ATGAATAATTCCATTTTTGATACAGATATATTTAAGAACCGCCATAACGGACCCTCAGCAGATGAAACCACAGCCATGCTCAAAACGATTGGTGTGGATTCACTTGATACTCTGATAAATGAAACCGTACCTGAAAAAATAAGACTGAAACATGAGCTTAAGTTAGGCAGGGGAGTTTCTGAGTTTGAGTACCTTAATCATCTCAGAGAGCTTTCTGCCAGAAATAAGGTGAGTAACTCATTTATTGGAATGGGTTATTATCCTACAATCACTCCACCGGTCATTCAGCGTAACATATTTGAAAATCCGGGCTGGTACACACAGTATACACCCTATCAGGCAGAGATTGCCCAGGGGCGGCTTGAAGCTCTTGTGAATTATCAGACAATGGTGAGTGATCTGACCGGATTGCCCATTGCCAATGCCTCATTGCTTGATGAGGGAACTGCAGCTGCGGAGGCAATGCAGCTTCTTCACGCATATACACGTGCAGCCAAAAAGGACTGCCACAAGTTCTTTGTTGCGAGTGATATATTCCCGCAGACTAAAGATGTAATAATCACCCGTGCTGAGCCACTGGATATTGAAATAATTGAGGGAGAACCGGAAGACGCTCTTAAACATGAGGGATTATTCGGAGTTTTGTTCGGTTATCCTGACGGTTATGGAAAAGTACGCAATCTTGAACCTCTTATTCAGCAGTTAGCATCCGCTAAGATATACAGTGTTATTGCATCCGATCTTCTTGCTTTGGCATTGCTCAGACCTCCCGGTGAGTTTGGTGCTGATATCGTTATTGGTACCAGTCAGCGTTTCGGGGTCCCGATGGGATTTGGAGGTCCTCATGCAGCTTTCTTTGCAACAAAAGACGAATATAAAAGACTGATCCCAGGAAGAATTATCGGGGCATCCATAGACGCGGAAGGCAATAATGCTTACCGCATGGCTCTGCAAACCAGAGAGCAGCATATCCGCAGAGAGAAGGCGACAAGCAATATCTGTACGGCACAGGTTCTCCTTTCCGTTATGGCGGGAATGTATGCAGTATATCATGGTTCGCAGGGTATACGGCGGATTTCCGTTAAAGTGCATTCTCTTGCTTCAAAGTTTAATGAAATACTTGCACATGCCGGTTATAAGCAGGTAAACACTGATTTCTTTGATACACTGAGAATTCAGACTGGTGCCTCAACCAAGATGATTTATAACAAAGCAATTGATAAAGGATTTAATCTCAGATTAATTTCAGATAGTGAAATTGGCATCTCGATGCATGAAGCTGTCTCCGTCACGGATTTTAATGAACTGGCAAAGATCTTTACTGATGCGGCGAATAAACAATTTACTCTGTTTAGCGAAAAGGATTTTAGTTATTCACCTTCCTTTGATTCTGCTTTCATAAGAACATCTGAGTATCTCACTCATCCGGTATTTAACAGCTACTACTCAGAGCATGAATTTTTAAGGTATGTCAAAAAGCTTGAGAGTAAAGATTTATCGCTTACTTCTTCAATGATACCGCTTGGTTCATGCACCATGAAACTGAATGCTGCCGCAGAGATGTTGGGTGTAAGTTACCCGGGATTTTCATCCATTCATCCTTTTGTTCCTAAGGATCAGGTACCCGGATATATTGACCTTATTTCCGAACTTGAATCTGCGCTTAAAGAAATTACTGGTTTTGCCGGAGTTTCGCTTCAGCCAAATTCCGGTGCCCAGGGTGAATATGCAGGATTGATGGTAATCCGCAAATATCATCATGCACGCAAAGACTTTCAGAGGAAAGTGATCCTAATACCTTCTTCAGCACACGGAACCAATCCTGCAAGCGCGGTCATGGCTGGATTGCAGGTTGTGGTAGTTGAGTGCGATGATCGCGGCAATATTAATGTGGAAGACCTTGCCTCAAAAGCAAAGAAACATAACAATGAATTAGCCGGATTGATGGTAACGTATCCATCTACTCACGGTGTATTTGAGGAATCCATTACGGAGATTTGTGATATTATTCATAAGAACGGCGGACTCGTTTATATGGATGGCGCAAATATGAATGCTCAGGTTGGTCTGACCAGTCCTGCGGCTATCGGCGCTGACGTATGTCATCTGAATCTGCATAAGACCTTTGCAATACCGCACGGCGGCGGCGGGCCTGGCATGGGACCAATTTGTGTTGCGGCACATCTTGTTGATTATTTGCCCGGGCATACCGTAGTTGAAACCGGAGGCAAAGAAGGTATTTCAGCAGTCTCATCAGCACCGTACGGCAGTGCAAGCATTCTGGTAATCTCCTTGGGATATATTAAAATGCTTGGTGCAAGGGGTGTTACTGAAGCCACGAAGTATGCAATTCTGAACGCAAATTATATCAAGGCAAGACTCGAAAACTATTATAAAGTTCTGTATACGGGTACAAAAGGCCGTGCAGCGCATGAACTGATTTTCGACATGAGAGACTTTAAGAAAACCGCCGGCATAGAAGTTGAAGATATTGCAAAGAGACTGATGGATTATGGTTTCCATGCTCCGACGGTTTCTTTCCCGGTGGCGGGAACACTTATGGTTGAACCAACTGAAAGTGAATCAAAAGCTGAACTCGACCGTTTCTGTGACGCAATGATAAGTATACGGCAGGAAATTGCAGAAATTGAAACCGGACAGTTCAACCAGGCAGATAATGTTCTTAAAAACTCACCCCATACAATGAGTGCTGTTATGAGCAGTGATTGGCAGCGGCCCTATTCCCGTGAAAAAGCTGCTTTCCCTCTGCCGTATGTAAAAGATAAAAAATTCTGGCCGTCTTCAGCCAGAATCAATAATGCTTACGGCGACAGAAATCTGGTATGTACCTGTCTGCCTGTCAGCGAATATACGCATTAA